The following proteins are co-located in the Gloeocapsa sp. PCC 7428 genome:
- a CDS encoding HEAT repeat domain-containing protein, producing the protein MQDSNRSEDSVAETQGLTVEQAIANLRSPDLSLRYYAAWWLGKFRVNAPRAVEALIAALEDEDDRTELGGYPLRRNAARALGKLGDTQAVPGLIRCLACEDYYVREAAAQSLGMLDAPSAIPTLMELLTGGVEVAVPVPGRPHLTQPYDSVIEALGALQAKQAVSLIQPFLEHPQAKVQYAATRAMYQLTQEDRYGQRLMQALEGDDLQLRRTALSDLGAIGYFPAREAIARCAAENSFKLLALKGLLEHQAKQHETPTQDAIQVMNLMDSLL; encoded by the coding sequence ATGCAGGATTCTAATCGGTCAGAAGATTCCGTAGCAGAAACACAAGGACTTACTGTAGAACAGGCGATCGCCAACCTTCGATCGCCTGATTTGAGCTTGCGCTACTATGCAGCTTGGTGGTTGGGTAAATTTCGCGTCAACGCACCAAGAGCAGTAGAAGCTTTAATCGCAGCATTAGAAGACGAAGACGATCGCACAGAATTAGGAGGATACCCGCTGCGGCGCAACGCGGCTAGAGCCTTAGGAAAACTTGGTGACACGCAAGCCGTACCTGGATTGATTCGCTGTCTAGCGTGTGAAGATTATTACGTCCGCGAAGCAGCGGCACAATCACTAGGAATGTTAGACGCACCAAGCGCAATTCCCACATTAATGGAATTATTAACAGGTGGTGTAGAGGTCGCTGTACCAGTTCCAGGGCGTCCGCACTTGACTCAACCTTATGACTCGGTAATTGAAGCTTTGGGTGCGTTACAAGCAAAGCAAGCAGTATCGCTCATTCAACCATTTTTAGAACATCCTCAAGCTAAAGTTCAATATGCGGCAACGCGAGCTATGTATCAGTTGACGCAGGAAGATCGCTACGGTCAACGCTTGATGCAAGCTTTAGAAGGTGACGATCTACAACTGCGCCGCACAGCACTGAGCGATTTAGGTGCAATTGGTTATTTCCCAGCACGCGAAGCGATCGCTCGTTGTGCCGCCGAAAACAGCTTCAAACTGCTAGCGCTGAAAGGACTGCTAGAACATCAAGCCAAACAGCACGAAACACCAACTCAAGACGCGATCCAAGTCATGAACCTCATGGACTCCCTCTTATAA
- a CDS encoding alpha/beta fold hydrolase, whose protein sequence is MSIVPDVLWINTSPSLQCFHRPLLCYLSHHLTVAQWEYCQTQDEPCSLDVALELLHDYLQSCDRPVHLIGHSTSGLLGLLYARRYPDKVKSLTLLAVGADPALDWQAHYYNHRKIMSCQRVLTSMAYNLFGSQDKCTINSLIKRLQKDLYCSVSPHSFLQRVSLPASGVPVPLMVCGGTDDIIIETADLQGWKDYLKAGDRLWLCPQGKHFFHYFQHQLVGEQITNFWQFTHQSALLHASLLL, encoded by the coding sequence ATGTCTATAGTTCCAGATGTTTTGTGGATTAATACTAGCCCTAGTTTGCAATGCTTTCATCGCCCACTTTTATGTTATTTGTCGCATCACTTAACTGTGGCGCAGTGGGAATATTGCCAAACGCAGGATGAGCCGTGTTCGCTTGATGTTGCTTTAGAATTACTCCACGACTATTTACAATCGTGCGATCGCCCAGTTCACTTGATCGGTCATAGTACGAGTGGCTTACTCGGATTACTCTATGCACGTCGCTATCCTGATAAAGTTAAATCGCTAACTCTCCTTGCTGTCGGGGCTGATCCGGCGCTTGATTGGCAAGCTCATTATTATAATCATCGTAAAATTATGAGTTGTCAAAGAGTCCTTACTTCGATGGCTTATAACTTGTTCGGCTCGCAAGATAAATGTACAATTAATAGTCTAATTAAACGCTTACAAAAAGACTTATACTGCTCGGTATCACCGCATTCATTTTTACAACGAGTGAGTTTACCTGCAAGTGGCGTACCAGTACCATTAATGGTTTGTGGTGGCACTGATGATATCATTATCGAAACCGCAGATTTACAAGGTTGGAAAGATTATTTGAAAGCAGGCGATCGCTTGTGGTTATGTCCTCAAGGAAAGCATTTTTTTCACTACTTTCAACATCAACTTGTTGGTGAACAAATAACCAATTTTTGGCAATTTACTCATCAATCTGCTTTACTCCATGCTAGTTTGTTACTTTGA
- a CDS encoding photosystem I reaction center subunit XI: MVQPPQVNLQMAAANNAINSQDVTLNFLKYLPIYRPGINPLARGLEIGMAHGYWLVGPFAVLGSIGTLRDANIGALVGLLAAGGLILLLTIGFSIYGTTKLEKRLETLPRPAFAATVPNVPEALQNVDEWSQFTTGFFIGGIGGAIFAYLILNSWSAFQAIAN; the protein is encoded by the coding sequence ATGGTTCAGCCACCGCAAGTTAATCTGCAAATGGCAGCTGCGAACAATGCGATCAATTCCCAAGATGTGACGTTGAATTTTCTCAAATACCTACCAATTTACCGTCCAGGAATTAATCCTTTAGCGCGGGGATTAGAAATTGGTATGGCACACGGTTATTGGCTAGTGGGACCTTTTGCTGTATTAGGTTCTATTGGGACATTACGCGATGCGAACATTGGTGCTTTAGTTGGTTTACTCGCAGCTGGTGGTTTGATTCTCCTGCTGACCATCGGTTTCTCAATCTATGGTACTACCAAACTAGAAAAACGCCTAGAAACTTTACCCCGACCAGCGTTTGCTGCAACAGTTCCCAACGTGCCAGAGGCTTTGCAGAATGTCGATGAGTGGAGTCAGTTTACAACCGGCTTTTTCATTGGTGGGATTGGTGGCGCAATTTTTGCGTACTTAATTTTGAATAGCTGGAGTGCATTTCAAGCGATTGCAAATTAG
- the psb29 gene encoding photosystem II biogenesis protein Psp29 gives MNNVRTVSDTKRAFYTSHTRPINTIYRRVVEELMVEMHLLSVNVDFSYNPIYALGVVTAFERFMQGYQPERDKESIFNALCQAVESDPQRYRQDAERLGLFAKNTSTPELIAWLRGETHKEEVGDLQQQIQAIAHNPHFKYSRLFAIGVFGLLELSDPALVKDEKQRVDALKSIAATLNISEDKLNKDLELYRANVDKMEQALATIADILSADRKKRQQQTPDKGIAVTTPDADDPSQAPGSSQDKASFGS, from the coding sequence GTGAATAACGTCCGTACAGTTTCCGATACCAAGCGAGCTTTCTACACATCTCACACTCGTCCGATCAACACGATTTATCGTCGGGTGGTCGAAGAACTGATGGTAGAAATGCACTTGCTGTCAGTGAATGTCGATTTTAGCTACAACCCAATTTATGCCCTGGGCGTAGTCACTGCTTTTGAGCGGTTTATGCAGGGGTATCAACCTGAAAGAGATAAGGAGTCGATTTTTAATGCTTTGTGTCAAGCTGTAGAAAGCGATCCACAACGCTATCGTCAGGATGCTGAACGTTTAGGTCTATTTGCTAAGAACACATCAACTCCTGAGTTGATAGCGTGGCTGCGTGGGGAAACTCACAAAGAAGAAGTGGGTGATTTGCAGCAGCAAATTCAAGCGATCGCCCATAACCCTCATTTTAAATACAGCCGCTTGTTTGCGATCGGAGTCTTCGGTTTATTAGAACTGTCAGATCCTGCTTTAGTCAAAGACGAAAAGCAGCGAGTTGATGCGCTTAAGAGTATTGCTGCTACGTTGAACATCTCAGAAGACAAACTCAACAAAGATCTAGAACTGTATCGCGCTAATGTAGACAAAATGGAGCAAGCATTAGCAACAATTGCAGATATACTTTCCGCTGATCGTAAGAAACGTCAGCAACAAACTCCAGATAAAGGAATTGCAGTTACTACTCCTGATGCTGATGATCCGTCGCAAGCGCCTGGTTCGTCGCAAGACAAGGCTTCTTTTGGTTCTTAA
- a CDS encoding phycobilisome rod-core linker polypeptide → MPIPLLEYQPSSQNQRVSGYEVPNEDTPWIYRLEDCASDGEIQELIWAAYRQVFSEHETLKFYRQAQLESQLKNRAITVRDFIRGLAKSESFRRLVVETNSNYRLVEVGLKRLLGRAPYNRDEEIAWSIKIASLGWNGFVDALLDSEEYQTNFGDTTVPYQRRRFKDRPFNLVTPRYADYWRDKEEKERYKWGDINNFMEMASSINTRQVQFTSVSTANIQIPDMTRDNKQGVPVSVNPSASFPVRL, encoded by the coding sequence ATGCCAATTCCTTTACTTGAATATCAACCGAGTTCCCAAAATCAGCGGGTATCGGGTTATGAAGTACCAAACGAGGATACTCCTTGGATTTATCGTTTAGAAGATTGTGCTTCTGATGGCGAAATCCAAGAATTGATTTGGGCAGCGTATCGCCAAGTCTTCAGCGAACATGAAACACTGAAGTTTTACCGCCAAGCGCAGCTAGAATCGCAACTGAAAAATCGTGCAATTACTGTTCGCGATTTCATTCGCGGGTTAGCGAAATCAGAAAGCTTTCGTCGCTTGGTTGTAGAAACAAATTCTAACTACCGATTGGTGGAAGTTGGTTTGAAACGACTTCTAGGTCGCGCCCCGTACAATCGAGACGAAGAAATTGCTTGGTCGATTAAAATAGCTAGCCTCGGCTGGAACGGTTTTGTAGATGCTTTGCTCGATAGCGAAGAATACCAAACCAATTTTGGCGATACAACAGTACCGTATCAGCGACGTCGTTTTAAGGATCGTCCGTTTAATTTGGTTACACCGCGTTACGCTGATTACTGGCGCGACAAGGAAGAAAAAGAGCGCTACAAGTGGGGCGATATTAATAACTTCATGGAAATGGCAAGTTCAATTAATACTCGACAAGTACAATTTACGTCTGTCAGTACTGCCAACATCCAAATTCCGGACATGACACGGGATAATAAACAAGGGGTACCAGTTTCAGTCAATCCTTCAGCTAGCTTCCCTGTTCGGTTGTAA
- a CDS encoding phycobilisome linker polypeptide, protein MFGQTTVGNGGVSSNASRVFRYEVVGLRQNQETDKNNYDIRRSGSVFVTVPYNRMNEEMQRITRLGGKIVSIQPLSVDANDS, encoded by the coding sequence ATGTTTGGTCAAACAACCGTTGGAAACGGAGGCGTATCCTCTAACGCCAGTCGCGTATTTCGTTATGAAGTTGTTGGTTTGCGTCAGAACCAAGAAACTGACAAAAATAATTACGATATCCGCCGTAGTGGTAGTGTATTTGTTACAGTTCCCTACAACCGCATGAACGAGGAAATGCAGCGGATTACCCGTTTAGGTGGCAAGATTGTCAGTATTCAACCGTTAAGCGTTGATGCTAATGATTCTTAA
- a CDS encoding HEAT repeat domain-containing protein, which translates to MTEAQALIRAVEQADSAPRLVAAVRDLAAAEVAAGISTLIAVLGYNNPTAAVAAVQGLIQIGSPAVQPLIEQLDDYNYGARAYAIRALAAIADPRALDILLASAATDFAPSVRRAAAKGLGNLRWSELSTQQQTAAQAKALETLAFIAQDADWSIRYAAVVGLQGLATTSELTPQIQDKFAQILETEKDAAVRSRVQLAQSQLFSTTF; encoded by the coding sequence ATGACCGAAGCACAAGCCCTCATTCGCGCCGTCGAACAAGCCGACTCTGCCCCGCGCTTAGTCGCAGCAGTCAGGGATTTGGCAGCCGCTGAAGTCGCAGCAGGGATATCGACGCTGATTGCCGTCTTGGGTTATAACAATCCTACCGCCGCTGTCGCAGCAGTACAGGGATTAATTCAAATCGGTAGTCCAGCGGTACAACCGTTAATTGAACAACTTGACGATTACAACTACGGCGCAAGAGCGTATGCAATTCGAGCCTTAGCAGCGATCGCTGACCCGCGTGCTTTGGATATTCTACTCGCTTCGGCAGCGACCGATTTTGCTCCAAGTGTCCGGCGTGCGGCTGCTAAAGGGCTTGGGAATTTACGCTGGAGTGAATTATCTACACAACAGCAAACTGCTGCCCAAGCAAAAGCGTTAGAGACTTTAGCGTTCATTGCCCAAGATGCAGACTGGTCGATTCGCTACGCTGCGGTTGTTGGCTTACAAGGGCTAGCAACAACGTCCGAACTGACACCGCAAATTCAGGATAAGTTTGCGCAAATTTTAGAAACCGAAAAAGATGCGGCAGTGCGATCGCGCGTGCAATTGGCTCAATCGCAATTATTCAGTACAACTTTTTAA
- a CDS encoding catalase codes for MIDNQPESNNEQEVLTNRQGHPVTDNQNVRTVGDRGPTVLENYNFLEKITHFDRERIPERVVHARGAGAHGYFEAYGSLGDEPINKYTRAKLFQEKGKITPVFVRFSTVIHGGHSPETLRDPRGFAVKFYTEDGNWDLVGNNLKIFFIRDPIKFPDLVHAFKPDPVTNKQDPNRIFDFISLTPEATHMITWLFSPWGIPASYRHMEGSGVNTYKWVNADGVGYLVKYHFIPKQGVKCLTQAQAEQIQSKEFNHATVDLYEAIENGEYPEWEFAVQILSDDEHPELDFDPLDPTKVWPQEQIPLLPVGRMVLDKNPTNYFAEVEQAAFGTGVLVDGLDFSDDKLLQGRTFSYSDTQRHRIGTNYLQLPINSPKTKVATNLRDGQMTYRVDGVEAGENPHVNYEPSSMHGLKEAPKSGKDHTPYVEGPVTRQKISRTNDYGQAGDRYRAFSDEERDDLILNLVNALKQCNPDIQERMVEHFTQADPEYGSRVREGLQQSQAM; via the coding sequence ATGATAGACAATCAACCAGAATCAAACAACGAACAGGAAGTTCTGACAAACCGGCAGGGTCATCCAGTTACAGATAATCAGAATGTGAGAACTGTAGGCGATCGCGGTCCTACTGTCCTCGAAAACTACAACTTTTTAGAAAAAATCACGCACTTTGACCGCGAACGAATTCCTGAACGTGTTGTTCATGCGCGTGGTGCTGGGGCGCATGGTTATTTTGAAGCGTATGGCAGTCTAGGCGACGAACCTATCAACAAGTATACGCGCGCTAAGCTTTTTCAAGAAAAAGGTAAGATTACGCCTGTTTTTGTCCGTTTTTCTACAGTGATTCATGGCGGACATTCACCGGAAACGCTCCGCGATCCGCGTGGGTTTGCCGTCAAGTTTTATACCGAGGATGGTAACTGGGATTTAGTTGGAAACAACTTAAAAATCTTTTTTATTCGAGATCCCATCAAGTTTCCTGACTTGGTTCATGCGTTTAAGCCCGATCCTGTCACTAACAAACAAGACCCCAATCGCATCTTTGACTTTATTAGCCTGACACCCGAAGCAACGCACATGATTACGTGGTTGTTCAGCCCTTGGGGAATTCCTGCAAGTTACCGCCATATGGAAGGATCGGGCGTTAATACTTACAAGTGGGTGAATGCTGATGGTGTAGGCTACCTTGTCAAGTATCACTTTATTCCGAAACAAGGCGTGAAGTGTTTAACTCAAGCGCAAGCTGAGCAAATTCAATCGAAGGAATTTAATCACGCCACTGTGGATCTGTACGAAGCGATAGAAAACGGCGAGTATCCTGAATGGGAGTTTGCTGTGCAAATTCTGTCGGATGACGAACACCCCGAACTTGACTTTGACCCCCTCGACCCTACCAAAGTTTGGCCACAAGAACAAATACCCTTGTTACCTGTTGGTCGCATGGTACTCGACAAAAACCCAACGAACTATTTTGCGGAAGTTGAGCAAGCTGCATTTGGTACTGGCGTCTTAGTTGATGGGTTAGACTTCTCTGACGACAAATTGCTACAAGGTCGGACTTTCTCTTACTCGGATACGCAGCGTCACCGTATCGGCACAAATTATCTTCAGTTACCGATTAACAGTCCCAAAACTAAAGTGGCGACAAACTTGCGTGATGGTCAAATGACTTACCGCGTTGATGGTGTTGAAGCAGGCGAGAATCCGCACGTCAATTATGAGCCAAGCAGTATGCACGGGTTAAAAGAAGCGCCAAAATCAGGTAAGGATCATACTCCGTATGTTGAAGGTCCTGTCACGCGCCAGAAGATTAGCCGGACGAACGATTATGGACAAGCTGGCGATCGCTACCGTGCTTTTTCAGACGAAGAACGTGACGATTTGATCTTGAACTTGGTAAACGCGCTTAAACAGTGTAATCCAGACATTCAAGAGCGAATGGTGGAGCATTTTACACAAGCCGATCCTGAATACGGTTCAAGAGTACGCGAAGGACTTCAGCAAAGTCAAGCTATGTAA
- a CDS encoding calcium/sodium antiporter gives MDITTIVLLIIGLVLLVVGAEILVRGASRLAASAGVSPLIIGLTIVAYGTSSPELAVSVQSAFAGQADIALGNVVGSNIFNVLFILGVSSLVAPLIVSQQLVKFDVPIMIGVSFLTHLLGYDGRIGRIDGILLFIGGVAYTLFLIYQSRQEKDTAVQEEYAREYGNYGRTAWLVNLGFILGGLVLLVIGSRWLVSGAIAIAQAIGVSQLIIGLTIVAAGTSLPEVATSVVASIRGERDIAVGNVVGSNIFNLLAVLGLASIFSPDGVAVSAAALRFDIPVMIATAIACLPIFFTDNVISRWEGILFLAYYVAYTAYLILYSTQHDSLPIFSLVFQAFIIPITLVTLAIVTLRYIRAHHSHS, from the coding sequence ATGGATATTACAACAATTGTTTTATTAATTATCGGCTTAGTATTGCTCGTTGTCGGCGCAGAAATATTGGTGCGTGGAGCATCGCGCCTCGCAGCTAGTGCTGGAGTCTCACCCCTAATCATCGGTTTAACGATAGTTGCTTATGGCACCAGTTCACCTGAACTTGCAGTTAGCGTGCAATCTGCTTTTGCCGGACAAGCTGATATTGCATTGGGTAATGTTGTTGGCAGTAATATTTTTAACGTTCTGTTTATCTTGGGCGTTTCTTCGTTAGTCGCTCCTCTGATTGTCTCTCAGCAGTTAGTCAAGTTTGATGTCCCGATCATGATCGGTGTATCGTTTTTAACTCATTTGCTTGGTTATGATGGGAGAATCGGAAGAATTGATGGCATTTTACTATTTATTGGTGGCGTTGCTTACACTCTTTTCTTGATTTACCAAAGCCGCCAAGAAAAAGATACTGCGGTTCAAGAAGAATACGCTAGAGAATACGGCAACTATGGCAGAACAGCTTGGTTAGTCAATTTAGGCTTTATCCTTGGTGGTTTAGTATTACTTGTCATCGGTTCCCGCTGGTTAGTGAGTGGGGCGATCGCGATCGCACAAGCAATTGGCGTTAGCCAGCTAATCATCGGATTAACAATTGTCGCCGCCGGAACATCTTTACCCGAAGTTGCTACTTCAGTTGTTGCGAGTATACGTGGCGAACGCGACATTGCGGTAGGAAATGTTGTCGGCAGTAATATTTTTAATCTTCTCGCAGTTTTGGGGCTAGCGAGTATTTTCTCGCCTGATGGTGTTGCTGTTTCGGCTGCGGCGCTACGGTTCGATATTCCCGTCATGATTGCAACCGCGATCGCCTGTTTGCCAATTTTCTTTACGGATAACGTGATTTCCCGTTGGGAAGGAATTCTCTTTCTCGCTTACTACGTTGCTTATACAGCATACTTAATTTTGTATTCGACGCAACACGACAGTTTGCCGATATTTAGTTTGGTGTTCCAAGCCTTTATTATTCCCATTACGCTCGTTACACTAGCTATTGTTACGTTGCGTTATATTCGCGCTCATCACAGTCATAGCTAG
- a CDS encoding phycobilisome rod-core linker polypeptide has product MSIPLLEITPTTQNQRVAGYEVPDEDDPRMYRMTDVTSDTDVNELIWAAYRQIFSEHLILETYRQPFLESQLRNRAITVRDFVRGLGKSDVYRELVGETNSNYRLVDITFKRFLGRATYGKDEQISWSIVIATRGLNGFIDAIVDGEEYRQNFGDDVVPYQRRRFNERPFNLVNPRYGAYWRDRQTLQSISGRSYYQVRRTQNMPKQEAARQAIPDTFFAMAGSLLPNERNYQRTVASVTSQVKNLEIPDMTRGENSLQRAVKPTEVALPYRYIPSANPKVD; this is encoded by the coding sequence ATGTCAATACCTCTACTTGAAATCACCCCGACTACCCAAAATCAACGCGTTGCTGGCTACGAAGTTCCAGACGAAGACGACCCAAGAATGTATCGCATGACCGATGTGACATCAGATACAGACGTTAACGAACTTATCTGGGCAGCGTATCGACAAATTTTTAGCGAACACTTGATTTTAGAAACGTATCGTCAACCATTTCTAGAATCACAACTGCGCAATCGAGCTATTACCGTCCGCGATTTTGTGCGCGGGTTAGGGAAATCGGATGTTTACCGCGAATTGGTAGGCGAAACAAATTCTAACTATCGTTTAGTAGATATCACCTTCAAGCGATTCTTAGGACGCGCGACTTACGGGAAAGACGAACAGATTTCTTGGTCAATCGTGATTGCAACACGAGGCTTGAACGGGTTTATCGACGCGATCGTAGATGGTGAAGAGTATCGGCAGAATTTTGGCGATGATGTGGTGCCATATCAGCGGCGTCGCTTCAACGAACGTCCATTTAATTTAGTCAATCCGCGTTATGGAGCGTACTGGCGCGATCGCCAGACATTACAATCCATATCAGGACGTTCTTATTATCAGGTACGACGGACACAAAATATGCCCAAACAAGAAGCTGCACGTCAAGCAATTCCCGACACCTTTTTTGCAATGGCAGGAAGCCTATTACCAAACGAGCGTAACTATCAGCGAACCGTTGCTAGCGTCACCTCACAAGTCAAAAATCTGGAAATTCCTGATATGACTCGCGGGGAAAATTCCTTACAGCGTGCCGTTAAACCCACCGAAGTTGCTTTGCCTTATCGCTATATTCCCTCGGCTAATCCCAAAGTAGATTGA
- the fldA gene encoding flavodoxin FldA, with translation MSSIGLFYGSTTGKTEIVAEMIQKELGEDVVTLHNMADVEGSEFNDYENLIIACPTWNIGELQSDWDGFFPDLDDIDFSGKKVAYFGTGDQVGYTDNFMDALGILEEKISELGGTTVGYWSTDGYDFNESKAVRDGKFVGLALDEDNQSDLTEQRVKTWISQLKKEFGV, from the coding sequence ATGTCAAGTATTGGTTTATTCTACGGTTCAACCACAGGCAAAACTGAAATTGTTGCCGAAATGATTCAAAAAGAATTGGGTGAAGATGTTGTCACGCTGCACAATATGGCAGATGTTGAAGGTAGTGAGTTTAATGATTACGAAAATTTGATTATTGCGTGTCCTACCTGGAACATTGGAGAATTACAAAGTGATTGGGATGGCTTTTTCCCCGATTTAGATGATATTGATTTTAGTGGTAAAAAAGTCGCTTATTTTGGTACAGGCGATCAAGTTGGTTATACCGATAACTTTATGGATGCTTTGGGAATTTTGGAAGAAAAGATTTCTGAACTTGGTGGAACAACAGTCGGCTACTGGTCAACTGATGGCTATGATTTTAATGAATCGAAAGCTGTTAGAGATGGTAAGTTTGTCGGTTTAGCGCTGGATGAAGATAATCAATCAGATTTGACGGAACAGCGCGTTAAAACTTGGATTTCTCAACTGAAGAAAGAATTTGGCGTGTAG
- a CDS encoding chlorophyll a/b binding light-harvesting protein, translating into MTTVAKSPLSVEQDLAESPWWAGNARLTNLSGKLLGAHVAHSGLIVLWAGAMTLFELGHLNPAKPMYEQGLILLPHLAAQGWGVGANGTVVDTQPYFAIGVIHLISSAFLGFGGIFHSLRGPERLEGRFSFFGYDWADTNKMTTILGIHLVLLGVGAFLLVAKAMYFGGLYDPNVEDVRVITNPTLDPTVIYGYLFGAIGRFWIAGVDNLEDVVGGHIWVGGMLIFGGIFHILTKPFRWTYPFFVWSGEAYLSYSLGALALMGFVATLFVSVNTTVYPEVFYGPALVVRQNIVPYFSSPDPDLVTSRTWLANAHFWLAFFFLQGHIWHALRSRGLDFRKGRISEDAVIPQPS; encoded by the coding sequence GTGACAACTGTCGCTAAGAGTCCACTTTCAGTGGAGCAAGATCTCGCAGAGTCTCCCTGGTGGGCAGGTAATGCACGCCTCACGAATTTATCGGGTAAATTACTCGGCGCTCATGTCGCTCATTCTGGCTTGATTGTGCTGTGGGCAGGCGCTATGACTTTATTTGAACTGGGTCATCTTAATCCTGCAAAACCGATGTACGAGCAAGGATTAATTCTACTACCGCATCTAGCCGCCCAAGGTTGGGGAGTTGGTGCCAACGGTACTGTAGTAGATACGCAGCCGTACTTTGCGATCGGTGTCATTCACCTCATTTCGTCCGCGTTTCTTGGTTTTGGCGGTATCTTTCATTCGCTACGCGGTCCAGAAAGGTTAGAAGGAAGATTTTCGTTTTTTGGCTACGACTGGGCAGATACCAACAAAATGACGACGATTTTGGGCATTCACCTCGTTTTACTCGGCGTGGGTGCTTTTCTTTTAGTCGCGAAGGCAATGTACTTTGGTGGTTTGTACGACCCGAATGTCGAAGATGTCAGAGTCATTACAAATCCAACGCTCGATCCGACAGTGATTTATGGCTATCTCTTCGGTGCGATTGGTAGGTTCTGGATTGCTGGCGTTGACAACCTAGAAGATGTTGTCGGCGGTCATATCTGGGTTGGTGGAATGTTAATTTTTGGTGGAATATTTCACATCCTAACCAAGCCTTTTCGCTGGACATATCCGTTCTTTGTTTGGTCGGGAGAAGCTTATCTTTCCTACAGCTTGGGCGCTTTGGCGTTGATGGGATTCGTTGCAACGCTGTTCGTCTCCGTCAATACCACCGTTTATCCTGAAGTGTTTTACGGTCCTGCGCTGGTGGTACGGCAGAATATTGTGCCTTACTTTTCATCGCCCGATCCTGATTTAGTCACCTCGCGGACTTGGCTAGCGAATGCTCATTTTTGGTTAGCGTTTTTCTTTCTGCAAGGACATATCTGGCACGCTTTGCGATCGCGTGGTTTAGATTTTCGTAAAGGTCGCATCAGTGAAGATGCAGTGATTCCGCAACCAAGTTAA
- a CDS encoding phycobilisome rod-core linker polypeptide has translation MALPLLQYKPTTQNHRVRSFGVADLDDETPYIYRVEDANSPAEIQELIWAAYRQVFSEHEILKANRQVQLESQLKNRAISVRDFIRGLAKSERFYQMVVAVNNNYRLVDICLKRFLGRSSYNKDEQIAWSIKIGTLGFHGFVDALLDSEEYTDNFGDYTVPYQRKRMEGRPFNLVTPRYGEDFRETAGTVTTDWRFALEQFYSRKYEQRQLREGDPRKYRDMAAAIAPKQNYAQGVSAYNIDYMKMVPVRNASGSKR, from the coding sequence ATGGCATTGCCGTTGCTTCAGTATAAACCTACAACACAAAATCACCGCGTCCGCAGCTTTGGTGTTGCTGACCTCGACGATGAAACTCCATACATCTACCGTGTAGAAGACGCGAACTCGCCCGCAGAGATTCAAGAATTGATTTGGGCAGCTTATCGCCAGGTTTTCAGCGAGCATGAAATTCTCAAAGCCAACCGTCAAGTACAGCTAGAGTCTCAACTTAAGAATCGCGCGATTTCGGTACGCGATTTTATTCGCGGACTTGCCAAGTCGGAGCGATTTTACCAAATGGTGGTTGCGGTGAATAACAACTACCGCCTTGTTGATATCTGCTTGAAGCGCTTTCTTGGTCGGTCATCTTACAACAAAGATGAGCAAATCGCTTGGTCAATCAAAATTGGCACGCTAGGCTTTCATGGTTTTGTTGATGCCTTGCTTGATAGCGAAGAATACACCGATAATTTTGGTGACTACACCGTACCTTATCAGCGCAAGCGGATGGAAGGTCGCCCCTTCAACTTAGTGACTCCCCGCTATGGTGAAGACTTCCGCGAAACAGCTGGCACTGTTACCACCGATTGGCGTTTTGCGCTGGAGCAATTCTACAGCCGCAAGTACGAACAGCGACAGCTACGCGAAGGCGATCCCCGCAAGTATCGCGATATGGCAGCCGCGATCGCACCCAAGCAAAACTACGCTCAAGGTGTTTCTGCCTACAACATCGACTACATGAAAATGGTTCCGGTGCGTAACGCTTCGGGTAGTAAGCGCTAA